Genomic window (Arachis hypogaea cultivar Tifrunner chromosome 13, arahy.Tifrunner.gnm2.J5K5, whole genome shotgun sequence):
TTAAGCCCAAGCCTCTCACCCAAGTTGATCCTCCAAAGCCAACGTTCACCTTTGCTTCGGTCAGAaccagaaagagagagagagcttcttcTTGCTCATttcatcaaagaagaaagaaagagaagggttAAGCAAAAAGCAAATGTCTAATCGCCAAAACCAAACCGTGTTAAGCTAAGTCAGAAgataaaggtgatttatttccatttgcatGCATGTTAATTTCTTCACTCCTTCTCCAACTTTCTACGATACCATTTTTGGTTAAATGAAGAAAGAAGTCTTTGATCTCTGCTGCTGTAAATTAATAGTTCACAAAGTTTCTTGGAGCCAAAGCATACTTTTAATGGTTCAGATTTGGGATTACCGTTGAACAACTTTTTCATTGCTTCCAATGAGGCTTTTGATCAAGCAAAAAGGCTCATATTCAAAATTCCTAATTTAGGGATTAATTAAAAAGAGTGAAATGGTAAGTTGGTAGCACACAGCTCGAGGAGTTGACTTGGAAGAGAGCaactcagcaacatgcaaggagatacaaaagaaaaGTTTTTACTCTTCTGAAGACAAGGAGAGAGAACCAGGGGTTTGAAGTTTTTGTTCTGAGAAGTTTTCTCTAAAGAGTTCATCAACTTGAACAGTGCTCTCTAGTTAAAGAGGCATTCCGCCAGAATGAGGAACTAAATCAGAGTTAAGTGAATCTCGTTCAACCTATAGCAACTGAGGCTATTGAAGcattaatctccttcatgttttacagattataattttcattttaatgtatatctttctataattttttgaGAGGCAAAAGGCTGAAAGAGAGAGctcaagaaaaagccaaaaaatgACAAAAGGCTGAGTAATATACTTGAGTgaaaagtctagagttatttcaaatttctttaggttatttcttgtgtcttgtatcttgtaccagtgatgtatccctttcttagttaggttagcactaagagtgaagagttaggtattagcatagccaagtcaagtgaggttagaacttgagaaggaaaggattgtgtcaatcttgTGGAATtgatgtatgtaatactttaactataatagaaattccaccactgttgtggtggaaactggatgtaggttgcattgcacaaggcaactgaaccattatacatgatggtgtcagcttttctcttcccttctctattctgttttctgatattcatgagacaaaaaaattgtctcataaatttttcactgctgagttcaaacagattcagccttaaaaattgttattaaAGGATTATTTCAATAAAgtaaaagaaggccatagattcaactcccattctctaagccttctacaaccttcacaTACTATTTCAAAATCCTGTAGAAAACTCACGATCTGAGATGCCAAACAAAAGCAATAGAAAAGGGTGTTCAAAGAAATGAgtcagaaaaagaaaaatattgtggAAGAAATGGGATTCGGTGCGCTGGTATATGTCCTAGAAATGAACGTCTCTCATAAGTTCTTGAGGGAATTGAGTCGTTACTATGATGACTATCATGGATACTTAGACACTCTCTATGGCAGAATATACATAACACCTGCCGAGATAAGAGATGGGCTTGGCATAAATCACGGCGGTAATATACTTTCCACCTTGTGCTTATTTTGGTTTATTCATTGCTTTATTTTAGAttcatttgaaataaaaaatgaaactGAACCTTTTTGACTAATttgtttataataaaatattatagggGATCATTTTCCTGAAAAGTTGAATACATCAAACTAATTGGGAAACAGAAGGAGATAACTGACATCTTCAAAGGTGCTACTTTGGCATCTTTGACAAAATCTGTGCTTAACATGAATGTTAAGGGGAGGAGAACCAGCAGAAATTCAAGAGGACTTTTGTCGTCTTCGTCCAGAAGTGCTTCTTGCTGCTGACGATAGTAAGCACGACCTTCTCGATCCATAAGCCGCCTGCCCTTCATGTGGACAACCTCCGACGATGGGATTGGGCATCTCATGTGCTAAGCTTCCTGAGGAAGGTGATTGAAGCCGAAAGACAAAGAAAGAAACTTTCCATTAATGACTACATCTTCGTTTTAATGGTAATATATTTCCATGAATCGAAGTTCCCTCGACCGAAAGCAAATGATGCTCCCAGGCCACCATGGGTGGCCTACTGGGCACGGAGAAATATGCTCAACCGAATTTTTATGGAAACAACTGATTCAatggtaaattaaacaaaaattttactTGAAAATTTGGTTCAGATGCTTCTAAAATACTGTGCTAACTAAATAAGTTTGTGTTTTAGGGACTTGTGTACAGAGCAAAATTAAGGAGGAGagatacaaaagaaaagaaggtcGAAAAGAAAACAGTTTTTCTGAAggggaaaaagaaggaaaaggagaagaaagaaataaaaaaagaaagttgTCGTTTTGGATTCATCTTCAGAAGAAGACAGTTTTTCTGAATCTGAGTATACTTCTCACCATCACTTATTGAAAACTATCTATTTATTTAATGTTTTATCttgttattttaacaaaaatttttgtatgtgttacagagaagaagaagaaattgagaaaacgccgccaaagaaaaaaaaacaaccaCAAAGGGTGGcgaaaaaataaagcaaaataaagaagcTTGTTCTGATGGATTCGAAAAGCAAAACTGAATCTGAAAAGCAGTAAGTTTGGGAAATGATTATTTTCGGTTCATTGCTATGTTTATTTGATATTCATTTGATTTAGTTTTGCTTGTATTTGCTGAAAATTGTTCATGTGTGCTTGTTAAGTTAATTACAGCTTTAATATTTGTCTCTGGTATACATTCGATGTGTTTTCCTtgattatttacattattttacCACATATTTATCTATTTAGttaaagttttattttgttattttaacaaaaatttttgtatgtgttacagagaagaagaaaaaatcgaGAAAACTCcgctaaagaaaagaaaacaaccacaAAGGGTGGCaaaaaacaaaccaaaataaGGAAGCTTGTTCTGATGGATTCAGAAAGCAAAATTGAATATGAAAATGAGTAAGTTTCTGAAATGATTATTTTCTGTTCATTGATACTTTTAtttaaagttcattgatacttaTGATATGAATTTTCAGAAGTAAACAAGTAGAAGACGGGActactgaaaaaaaaataaatgttggagccgataaaagaaaaaaagaacaaagATAAAATTATGGAGCTCAAAAAACAAATGTTGCTCTAGATGATTGTCACTCAACAAATGCGCGAAATGATTTATTGCAGACGTAAGATTCAGTTTCTTACATaaagttctttttctttgtttgctaACTTTTCCTAAAACCTCATGTAATTTTTCTGGATTTactgaataatatttatttttttgcctAGACTGCTGACTATAAATTTGGGCAGCGAACCTCTGCTACAAACTCAAATCAGCTCGACACCGTCTATAAATGCACCGaccaataccaagtaaattcggTTTATTTCTAGTTTTAATTAAGGTTCATTGGAATCCAAaaatgaatttgatgtgtttttaatcctctgcttttaatcttggttgatgattttaatttggtATCTTTTTTATTAGCAAAAATACCCTTGAAACCCCGGTGAGAGTTTTTAGAAGAAAGAAACTGTAtccaaaaaaaagggaaaaacagaGTTTAACAACTCCAACTATGTAAGTTGAAATATTTATATTAGTCTTTCAGATTtatgtaataatttttgtttaattaatcacaCAGGATTTATGTTTAATTGTCAGTAGCACTATACCTGATCCTCAACTACAAATCATTGTTGTTGGAGAAGAAACTCATTCTCAACCTTTGAATAGGTGAGTTTTTCAATGTGCAGCTTTCAGTTTTTGAATTGTGTTTCACCTCTTTTTCTTaagtaattgactaaggaatAGATGTTAATTAAgttaaagagaaattaattaccaaggaattagaattTGATTATTTACGATTCGTCGTGATTAATCTTTGTATACCTCATATAAATAAACACAAAGATTAATTTCTTAAGGAGTGAACATCTCTGATACCTTAAATTACCTTTATTACCTTACTTTCTCAACCAAGTTTGTTTTCTTGTGTTTGATTTTCGgttttttatactatttaatttgGAAAACTCTTATTCTTGATTGTCTAACTAGATTAATTAATTGACcattgtttgcttaatccgttaatcctcatgggatcgaccctcactcacctgaggtattacttaatacgatccggtatacttgctGGTATTTTGTGGTTTGTAAAATCCGCATCACCCATTCCCTCCTTCTCTTGTTGGCTGGCTATTGCtttaaaatcatcaataatcacAACATTATCTTGCAACTATTGTATGACTTCTGAAATTTCATCAAACTAGGCCTGTCTAATCTAATCTAAGATGCTCATATGAACCCCAATTAACCCCCAATGATTTTtattaaccacatcttttttacTTTAACGGCAATAAAAAACTTACCAGTCGCAATGATGTTCACATCTATCTCCTCTTTCTAAGCTAACACAAGACCTCGTGTTGTCCTTGTTGGGTTCACAATGCTCCAATTCATAAATTTGCATGTTCTCATCTTACTTCCCACATAGAGaggttgattttttattttacagaTAAAAACAATCTCGAGTGAGTGGGATTGATAAATCTTTTTGAGGTTTTGGATTGCCAGGGATCTCTCCAAACTCCGACAATTCTAACTCAACAGCCTCATGGGACATTGGGTACCATTTTATAGCTGGCACCCTCCACCCTATCAACAGTCAATAGCTCTTCTTCTAAACAAATTCTCTTAAGATTCTCAACATTCTCCTTACTAGAGTTTCTGTGCGGGTAGCCTATCTGGTATATAAATGAGCTTCCTTGTTGTCTCGCCTATTGTTTTAATTTAAAGCCTCTGGATTTCTTGAGAGTGGTTCCTGTAGACACTACCACGTTCTCTTTAATATTCATTAGACTGTGAATTTTCCCCAAAACAGTAGGGGACTCATTGTATTTAATCAGTCTCCCAGCTTCCTCTATAGTATATACCTCTAGTCACCAAGTCTCCCGAGTCGGATTCTATATTCTGGTTTGGTGTTGGATTCATTGCAGACTCCTTCATACTCAATCCAGAAAAACCATCAATCAACTATGAAGGTGCTGGTTTTCTCCTTGTTTTAGGAGTAGCCGAACCAGAAATTTTTGTAGTGTATGGTCCTTCATCTTTTCTCCTTTCTATTCTTCTCCTTACTTAGTCATCTTTAACCCACTCTCCTATTGCATCcttctttattttgtattgatAAGAATCATCTAGAAAGAGCTAACACTTTTTGTCTCATGTCCCAGATAGGCATAGCAAGTACAAAAAATGCCAACCCGTTCATAATGCAAGcttcatattatcttttaatttttctctccatTAATCTCTACTCTAGCCTTGATCACTCTTGATTTTTTTCCCTCATCTCCAAAAGATCAATGTCAATGACATCCCTGATCCTGTTCATAAGTTTACATCTTATCTCCAAAGTTTTATAGTGTTCTGATAAGTCCCAAAACTAGACCCAAATCGAAAAGGTTGTGATCTCCGCATTCGAAAAATTTTTCATTCTCTTGCTATCTTTGAACATGAAGCACAAAGCCCTTAAAAAGCCAAGGAGAGCCACGCTCTACCCGCAGTGCATCAGATTCCTTtctaaaaaagaattaaaattgatTTCTTCCAACGTCCGTCACCCTGAGTCCCTCCAGTCTCCCCCTATAGTAGTCATGGCACCCTCCATTGTAACAATGGAAAAGAATCTATCGGCAAAAATCCTTCCATAAAAACTTTTGATGCACTCATTAATCCCATCtgaaatgtcttttttttttatctagaatgaccacctcttcctcctcatcACTACTCCCTTCGAACCTGTGATGTTGATCCTTAGGTGGCTCTTCCATCTTGTTACTCTCACTGGTTAAACCATAGTTTAGAGTCTGATCTGAATTATGATTTTGTTGATGTAAATACCCTAATAGGTGCTATGCAGAAATTCTAGTAAAATACTATGTAAAATTCTAACAGACttttgttataatatttatgaTATAAGAAATTTATTAAGAATATGCAGTTGTTACAAACAAGATCATTTgagaataaacataaaaaatatataattttaaaataaaaatattaattaatatataaataatatcctTTCTTATCTTTACTTAATTTACATgacaaaaaatactaataattttacttatatttaaaaattaatctttattttgataattaattaattagtcggTTTCAGAAATTGTATTATCAttgtttgttaattttttattaactcaatttatttatttattttagtgttgataccaatttaaatttaacaagataaaataaaatggagACGaagattatataataatttataattgactgtgaagacaaaaataatataacaatggaacaattatatttattatatataattatacattTTTTACATTCTATGGGGCAAGTGCCCCCTTATTTCTTAACTTGGACCTGTTCTTAGTGATACTGACTGTGAGAATGTGAGTGTTGGTGATAAATAGGCCGAAACTTGTCAGGCCGGCTCGCTAATTTGTCAAAAAAGACGGATCGAATTAGAAATTTAAAACTGTTATAATAAAAAAGACTGTCTAACTCGCACCATCTAATCTACGGATTTTGACAAGTTTCTGCGAGGCAGAGCGGAACGGACTTGTCcagcaaatttttaaatttaagataataattgaatttgaaacatTACTTTTATACTTGTATTTAGAatgtttgtatattttattttaagttataatttagaTTATGTCTGATTGTTTAAAGACCTGaacaatatttaattatatattttaaaaatatttgttttctttaggcaaaattttattattttattttgaaaattttgatttattatgtttattagatatttattgttatataaatttagaaattataatttttttgtctttaaaaattataaatttattgatattttatgaaattatatattttttaatatttaataatttaatattttttaaaaaaaaattggagaaatTAGTCCACCATGCCAATCCGTCGTtagatagaataaaataaaaatttgtgatCGCCTAAATAGACACACGTAAAAAAAGAACTAGTCTGCCAAATAGCGAAATTTTGACAGAACGAGACGGACTCTTTTGGCGAGCCGGGCATGCGTGTCTGGACTGTCTGCCACCCATAATTGTTAATGTTCGTTGTTGTTTGTTGAGGAGGTTGATGCTAGAGAGGAGGTGGTAACTGAAGTAACACAAAATAAAGATGAGATGATAGAAGGTGGGATTGAGGGAGGAATCGGTTTGGAGTCAACCAATCAGACTAAGGTTTTTTAGTGGGATaggattaaaattagaattttaattaaacataaaattaaaacaattgactattaaaaatttgataagagaaaataaatttaaaatttattgaaatattaaaaataaaataaattaaatgttaaatataattttaaataatttttaaaattttaaagataaaaaacatTTTTTACCCTTTAATTTATTTGAAGGGATTGCAACATAGAAAAATCCATCAATATATATCTTTCTGCACAGAACTAAAAGTGGGTAAAACTATTATTAACATCAAGCTAAGAGGGAGAATTAGCCAGAGAAACAGAATCCTTAACGCGAACATACAACGCATTGAACTAAATCTTACATCAGAAGCAGAACTTTTAAACGTTTGCAGACGAAAACAAAAACATTTGTTTGAATCGAAAGCAAAATTGACTCATCATTTTAAAATGATAAACTGATTTATGGCTGATGCATATTTTACAGTAATGAATGTATGGATGGTGATCATTGAATTGAGTGCATCTTGTTCTTAAGGTCCAAAAGGAAGTCATAAATTTTGTACTGATCAGGAACGGAGTTGGAAACGCTGTCCCTCTGCATGCAGCGCTTGGCCCAAGACACAAGCCTGGGAAATTCCTCAGTGATGCTGAAGTTGGCAGTGGTCTCAAGAGTATAGAACCAGCTGTAGAAGGGAATGAGAGCCACATCAACCAAACCAAACATGTCTCCCCCAAAATAAGTCTTCTCCGCTAACTCTTTCTCAAGCACCCTAAAGCTCTCCCTCAACTCCTTCTTTGCTTTCTCTTGAACCTCCCCTGTCGTTCCCCACACCAATCTCCCCGTTGAGTAAATCTAAAACATCTCACACAGTAATAATGTCATGAATTCATAAATGTAATCTCCatcaaagttgaaaaataaaatcaataccagaaaataacaaaataaagttgTATATGAACCAACCTTTTTGTCTATATAATCAGCCCAAAACCTTGCATTGGCTCGCTGGTAAGGATCAGAGGGCAACAAAGGGGACTTGTTATTGCTCCAAACCTCATCAATGTACTGAACAATGATGAGTGATTCGGAGATTGGTCTTCCGTTGTGAATCAAAACAGGGATTTGCTTGTTGACAGGGTTCATCTTCAGCAAAAGGGGACTCTTGTTGCTCAAGTCTTCTTCTCTACCCTCATAGTGGATCCCCTTTTCCGCCAAAGCTATTCTGACCCTCATGCCGAATGGGCTTGGCCAGAAATCTAGTAGAACCACTTCGTCAGCCATTATTGCTCTCAAGTTGAGGCTATTTGCAAGGTTCAGTCTGCCGAAGATGCTAGCTAGTTCTCCACTATTGAACAAGTCTGTTATTTATAACATAGGTGGCAATTGGAGAGTGAAGGTTGTGTAATTTTCTGGGAGCTTCTCGTTCTTCCTTGTACACACTAGATTACAGATGCTTCGTGTTTAGTGTTTACACGTATTCTCTAGGCTTAAAATTGAGAAAAAACCACCCgatatttataaagaaaaaatataagtagacaataaaaatattaaacaatgtgaataatagatatattagatatttattttattaagtgtatgaatagttattttaatattaaaatttagataaataatttaaaggtatagtatatttttgtttgattaatgattattcatattatttaagatAGTCATTATTTACTTTAACACTCCCCATTTAAAAAAGACAAGGAGGCTCTTCGCAAAAAGAAACATCTCTTTTTGGTCATTAAGCAGTTATTagctgaataaataaataaataaataaataaataaataaataaataaataaataaataaataagagagaataaatataaaataaaaaaatataaataaaaaattttattattaatattattaatattatatatattgtagtATAAAAGAGAAAGAGATAGAGAAGTGTTTTTGTATGTATATTGTTGTATATTTTTGTCTTAGAATTTATTTCTCTATTATACATGTAGAAAGTTATTTCgttcaaattttattaaatataatctttTTTGAAAGCCTGAACTTCCCACCTTTGAAAAAATTGAACAGTTTATTTTATGAAAAAAGTCATAGGCTATTAAATGGACATTTATCATGTCACaatacttttttttatgtttatttaggaTTATGtctcattaaaattttattaaaaaaatttattgaaaaaaattttagtaaagaaaAAAGAGTATAATATCTTTTGTAATGGGGACTGCTTCATTAAAAATCTTatcaagaaaaatccaaaaaaaaaataccaagaaAAAAATAGTAAAGCCTCCTCCTCTTGCCGATATTATTTTATATCTCGAAATCGGTGCATCCCAATCTGATATACCAATTTTTCAAAGGAGAATTTCGGAAGTGACTTCGTAAATAAATCTGTCATATTATCGCTTGAgcagatctgttggacatcaattgttccttgattttgaagatcatgagtgaagaagaatttgggagaaatatgttttgttctatcgcctttgatgtatccactcttaagttgagcaatgcatgttgtattatcttcaaataagacagttggagctatcttatgatcaattagtCAACATGATGGCAGAATATATTTGATCAAACTCCTGAGgcaaaacactcgcgacttgttTCATATATCGCTAGTATTTTAGCATTATTAGAGAAGGTTGCTGCTATTGTCTGTTTCGTGGgtctccatgatatagctgtaccaccatatgtgaatatgTATCCTGTTTGATATTTTTCTTTGTGTGGATCAGAGAAGCATCTAGCATctacatagccaactaattgtgacttggattcatatggataaaacaaaCCCATATCAACTGTTTCTTGAAGATatcaaaaaatttgtttgattccattccaatgtcttcaTGTTGGAGAGGAattataccttgctagtaaattcaccgcaaaTAATATgtcaggtcgtgtattattagcaagatacactagtgctccaatggcactaacaTATAGTATTTCAGGactaaggatatcttcattttcttctttaggagggaattgatcattttccacatccaaataccttacgatcattggggtacttaatggatgtgacttatccatataaaatcttttcaagatcttttttgtgtatgttgtttgatgaataaagatttcattttttgtatgtttgatctgtaggtcgagacaaaatttagtcttttcgagatctttcatctcaaactcttcttttagagcttttataattgttggaatctcttcaggggttccaatgatatttaaattattaatatacacagcaattataatgaatccaaatgtagattttttttatgaacacatgggcagatatcatcattcttgaatccgtttttaaccagatactcaataagacaattataccacattcatccagattgctttagaccatataaagatctttgcaatttgactgagtataatccTTGTGAATATTCAGTGGAtgatttagatatctttaatctttcaggaactttcatatagatattacGATCTAATGATccatataaataggctgttaccacatccattaaatacaTATGTAGTTTATAGTATGCAGACAAACTTACCAAATAAagcaatgttattgcatccactacatGGGAATATATTTTTTCggaatctataccgggcctttgtaaaaaatcttgtgccacaagtcgagctttgtagcgtacaacttcatttttcttattttgttttctcacaaatacttATCTGTATCCAACAAGTTTTACATCTTTTGGTATACGGACTACAAGTCCAAAAACTTCacattttgcaagtgagtctaactcaaccttcatagcttctttttattttggccaatcctttctttgtcgacattcttcgactgttcttgactcaagatccttactttcatgcatgacattaatgccacattatatgtaaatatttcattgacaattgtcttatttcggtcccattttctcctgtaaagacataatttatcgagattttatctctttttttcgagaatttttgtctttggaaccgacaagcTTACCACGCTTCTGACGTGAATTTATTTTGGTGGCCATTTGTCTGCTTGggacatcaatttgaattggaGCATTTTCAGCTGGTATATAAAATTTGTTATCCTTTtcgtatcagaaaatgcatcaggcaattcattttctattctttgtaaatgtataatattttgaacttctagttcaaaTTGCCctaatcgaggatctaaatggatcaaggatgatgcattctaaTTAAGTTCTTTCTTAGGAAGCTTATCTCTCCCCTTAatattggaaattttgattcatcaaaatgataaTTTGTAAATagagctttaaatacatctccaattCGTATTTTAAGATACCTCATTATAGAggaagaatcatatccaacatatatccccaattttctttggagttccattttggtgtgaGAATGTGgtacaatgggaacatatattgcaCACCTGAATATTCTTAAATGAGAAACATTtgactgctggccaaaagctaattgcataggagagaattgatggtaaTGTGTTGGTCTCAAACGAATAAAtattgcggcatgtaaaatagcatgccctaagccgaggttgggagatttattctcataagtaagggtctaacaATTAACTAgaggcatttaataagtgattctgctaacctattttgtgtgtgaacatgaactactggatgttcaacgctTATTCCAACATTATCAAGACAGATTGCTTTGATTGAATTTTCTAGAAActatgcttttaatcgaataatttgagcaagtaatctcgcaaacgctaggttgcgagaagacaatcagcacacatgtgaccatctcgaagatgcgtctattaacaccataaaatatctaaaaatccacatggtggatgaatataTCTACATATATcatcttgaatcctttctaggaattcaggataCTCAAATTCACTCTTTACTAGTGATGACCTTAAAATTAGttttccttgagaacatgcagcacaacaaaattcactagattaagaatcttctagttctttagtgaattttcatgaaaatttttaataattctcCACAACATGGTTGTTCCTAGAAGATCCAATCGATCAtgccaaattataaattcatttgggtTGGTAAACTTCGGGTTTACAatgacatgtgattcaattgcactaattttagtataatataacccGGATGAAAGTGAGGGAAGCTTTTTTAacataacctttttatttgaatcatgagttgtgatacataagtactcataattttcctcattcattatttcaatatgatatccattttgacgaatatctttaaaactcaacaagatccttagagacttggtagacaatagcagtgtattatttattatgaattttgtttctccgaaaaataaaattattgctCTTCCGGAGTCTTCTATCACATTGGCTACTgaaccaataatagtattaacatattcttcttttggtacaagatgtgtaaaatatatattacttttgagaatggtataCGAACTTGTACTATTAgcaaggcaaacatattcactaTATGTCCttaccattttcttcaaagacaaataataataataaaatgagtagaagtctatgcacagtaaaattattttcttgattgaaattatttttccAAGAAGTATTGTACATAGtatcatataaaaat
Coding sequences:
- the LOC112737939 gene encoding probable glutathione S-transferase parA, which produces MADEVVLLDFWPSPFGMRVRIALAEKGIHYEGREEDLSNKSPLLLKMNPVNKQIPVLIHNGRPISESLIIVQYIDEVWSNNKSPLLPSDPYQRANARFWADYIDKKIYSTGRLVWGTTGEVQEKAKKELRESFRVLEKELAEKTYFGGDMFGLVDVALIPFYSWFYTLETTANFSITEEFPRLVSWAKRCMQRDSVSNSVPDQYKIYDFLLDLKNKMHSIQ